Proteins encoded by one window of Nocardioides euryhalodurans:
- the meaB gene encoding methylmalonyl Co-A mutase-associated GTPase MeaB → MTERRASRPVDLDALVTGIRERQRASVSRAITLMESSRAEHRALARELLSRLEPGGAVRVGISGVPGVGKSTFIEELGTRLTAAGHRVGVLAVDPSSVRTGGSVLGDKTRMARLAHDPHAYIRPSPAAGTLGGVARATTQAMAVLEAAGHDVVLVETVGVGQSEITVAGMVDTFLFLTLARTGDQLQGIKKGILEIADVIAVNKADDGGGADRRGEARAAARELAGALRLVRGRGEWVAPVVTCSGLTGDGVDEVWQQVVAHRDHLGPEGLARKRAGQQLDFTWSLVRDELAERLRRSPGVAAIRDDVRRQVLAGEINAPVAADLILEAYDAG, encoded by the coding sequence GTGACTGAGCGGCGGGCCTCGAGACCGGTCGACCTCGACGCCCTGGTCACCGGGATCCGCGAGCGGCAGCGGGCCTCGGTCTCGCGCGCCATCACCCTGATGGAGTCCTCGCGGGCCGAGCACCGCGCCCTCGCCCGCGAGCTGCTGTCACGGCTCGAGCCCGGCGGGGCCGTCCGCGTCGGCATCTCCGGCGTCCCGGGGGTCGGGAAGTCCACCTTCATCGAAGAGCTCGGCACCCGCCTCACGGCCGCCGGCCACCGGGTCGGCGTGCTCGCGGTCGACCCGTCGAGCGTGCGTACCGGCGGCTCGGTGCTCGGCGACAAGACCCGGATGGCACGGCTCGCCCACGACCCCCACGCCTACATCCGGCCCTCGCCCGCCGCCGGCACGCTCGGGGGGGTGGCCCGGGCGACCACCCAGGCGATGGCGGTCCTCGAGGCGGCCGGCCACGACGTGGTGCTGGTCGAGACGGTGGGCGTCGGGCAGTCGGAGATCACCGTCGCCGGGATGGTCGACACCTTCTTGTTCCTGACCCTGGCCCGGACCGGTGACCAGCTGCAGGGCATCAAGAAGGGCATCCTCGAGATCGCCGACGTGATCGCGGTCAACAAGGCCGACGACGGCGGTGGCGCCGACCGGCGGGGCGAGGCCCGCGCAGCCGCCCGCGAGCTGGCCGGCGCCCTGCGCCTGGTCCGTGGCCGCGGCGAGTGGGTGGCGCCCGTCGTCACCTGCTCCGGGCTCACCGGCGACGGCGTCGACGAGGTCTGGCAGCAGGTCGTGGCGCACCGCGACCACCTCGGTCCCGAGGGCCTGGCCCGCAAGCGCGCCGGCCAGCAGCTCGACTTCACCTGGTCCCTGGTCCGCGACGAGCTGGCCGAGCGGCTGCGGCGCTCGCCCGGGGTCGCGGCGATCCGCGACGACGTACGCCGGCAGGTGCTCGCCGGGGAGATCAACGCGCCCGTGGCGGCCGACCTGATCCTCGAGGCCTACGACGCCGGCTGA